One segment of Flammeovirga agarivorans DNA contains the following:
- a CDS encoding RidA family protein: MITKKRGIYTGRNKSSAYKDLVWTVATAKDVSLSIEDQTKQTLATIEQNLLELNSNKHQIVSAQVYLANINDKPTMDSIWQDWIGDNPDHWPQRACLGVDLEGDVLIEVTVTAVAIL; this comes from the coding sequence ATGATTACAAAAAAAAGAGGAATATATACTGGAAGGAATAAATCATCAGCTTATAAAGATTTAGTTTGGACTGTAGCCACAGCTAAAGATGTTTCTCTTTCAATAGAAGATCAGACCAAACAAACCCTAGCAACCATAGAGCAAAATCTACTCGAGTTAAATTCAAATAAGCATCAAATCGTATCCGCTCAAGTGTACCTTGCTAATATAAATGATAAACCAACGATGGATTCTATTTGGCAAGATTGGATTGGTGATAACCCCGATCACTGGCCACAAAGAGCTTGTTTAGGTGTAGACTTAGAAGGGGATGTATTAATCGAAGTTACGGTCACTGCAGTTGCTATTCTTTAG
- a CDS encoding CatB-related O-acetyltransferase — translation MKEINPNNLYPVENFKNTIFLKPLIEKSEVENIHVGEYSYYSDFKDPTKFLEENVLYNFGFSGTSLHIGKFCAFADGVKIIMADANHATEGITTFPFAIFGGKWSDELPITDYPFKKYDDIVIGNDVWLGKSVTVLPGVKIGNGAIVGSHAVVAKDIPPYSIAVGNPAKVIKQRFSEEKIAILEQLNWWDWPVKHIDQNITSLVKGDMDTIIDYAKKNHLME, via the coding sequence ATGAAAGAAATCAATCCTAATAACTTATACCCTGTCGAAAATTTCAAGAATACGATCTTCTTGAAACCACTAATAGAGAAGAGCGAAGTAGAAAATATACATGTGGGAGAATACTCCTATTACAGTGACTTTAAGGATCCAACAAAGTTCTTAGAAGAAAATGTTTTGTATAATTTCGGCTTCTCAGGTACCTCATTACATATTGGTAAATTTTGTGCTTTTGCTGATGGCGTAAAAATAATAATGGCAGATGCCAACCATGCCACTGAAGGCATTACAACTTTCCCATTTGCGATATTTGGAGGAAAATGGTCTGACGAACTTCCAATAACAGATTATCCTTTTAAGAAGTACGATGATATCGTAATTGGTAATGATGTTTGGTTAGGAAAATCTGTGACTGTTCTTCCTGGTGTTAAGATCGGTAATGGGGCAATCGTTGGTAGCCATGCAGTAGTCGCTAAAGATATTCCTCCATACAGTATTGCTGTTGGCAATCCAGCAAAAGTGATCAAACAGCGATTTTCAGAGGAAAAAATTGCCATTTTAGAACAATTGAATTGGTGGGATTGGCCTGTAAAACATATCGATCAAAATATTACTTCGCTAGTAAAAGGAGATATGGATACCATTATCGATTATGCTAAGAAAAACCATTTAATGGAATAG
- a CDS encoding nuclear transport factor 2 family protein, with translation MEIINETVTRLFIATDNKDWNTIESIFSDQVELDYSSMNGNPKTTLTPKQIIDGWKTILPGFTSTHHQIGNFVTTIRNTKADVFCYGTATHFLEDEAGNVWTVVGSYNFELERVKNDWKITLMQFNFKYQDGNTSLPSKAIESLK, from the coding sequence GAAACCGTCACTCGATTATTTATCGCTACCGACAACAAAGACTGGAATACTATTGAAAGTATCTTTTCTGATCAGGTAGAGTTAGATTATTCTAGCATGAACGGGAACCCTAAAACAACATTAACTCCGAAACAAATCATCGATGGGTGGAAAACTATTCTTCCAGGATTTACATCCACTCACCACCAAATAGGAAACTTTGTCACAACCATCAGAAATACTAAAGCAGATGTATTCTGTTATGGTACTGCCACTCACTTCTTAGAAGATGAAGCCGGAAATGTTTGGACAGTGGTTGGTAGCTACAATTTTGAGTTAGAAAGAGTGAAAAATGATTGGAAAATCACACTTATGCAATTCAACTTTAAATACCAAGATGGTAATACTTCTCTTCCTTCAAAAGCAATTGAAAGTTTAAAATAA
- a CDS encoding T9SS type A sorting domain-containing protein — translation MNKLLLTLTMILGIIPLTFGQSDQEKHLSLIYDFEGEDFEYNVKAMVGLNDSLYIISGTPDYNGMFFRIDRNGQGFEEIWKFDEVTRMPNSLIANDSIIYGTTRFSENGGGVLFQYSLIDHNLKVIKDFDIDDAQEIQIKYVTDSVFWLCSQISPVDEGSIFTINKDGSNFKKIYNNTSSETGQNPVDFVFYEDSIYIACFNGGGIPYVSNDGSTNSSGCFIRVNIDGSGYENIIQGSDSTGTQPSSLLIHDGKLIGLFGYSGSNAASGGRFFKSNLDGSSYEALGSLTDRAFTRLLLTDSLIYGMSSFNIFGLNPVNGEVRIFDDLLSNSDFGYDVVSSPAYLNDEVFFATLQGGPNRGGTILRWTNQAPEVIEEDSLVSNGRIVVTNNVAEINLKSIFSDPEGDKMTFFLDYDETKIQVTEENGNLNITSLVAGTNDITITVTDGWSGYNSTTISYSSENGSITSSNDLSSAPLLFPNPAHSTLNFNINNIELIEVLSLDGKLCFAKQMPNGYIDISSLKNGIYIVKIYTENESYSQKFLKQ, via the coding sequence ATGAACAAATTACTTCTTACACTCACTATGATTCTTGGAATAATACCGTTAACCTTCGGCCAATCAGACCAAGAAAAACACCTATCACTTATATATGATTTTGAAGGGGAAGATTTCGAATATAACGTTAAAGCCATGGTAGGTTTGAACGATTCTCTATATATTATTTCAGGAACACCCGATTACAATGGTATGTTCTTCCGAATCGACAGAAATGGACAAGGGTTTGAAGAAATATGGAAATTCGATGAAGTAACTAGAATGCCAAATAGCTTAATTGCAAACGATTCTATCATCTACGGAACAACTAGATTTAGTGAAAATGGTGGTGGAGTATTGTTTCAATACTCCCTAATTGACCACAACTTAAAAGTGATTAAAGACTTTGATATCGATGATGCTCAAGAGATACAAATTAAATACGTAACCGATAGTGTGTTTTGGTTATGTTCCCAGATATCTCCTGTTGATGAAGGAAGTATTTTCACTATTAATAAGGATGGATCAAATTTCAAAAAAATATATAATAACACTAGTTCCGAAACAGGCCAAAACCCTGTAGATTTTGTGTTTTATGAAGATAGTATATATATCGCTTGTTTTAATGGTGGTGGTATCCCATATGTTAGTAATGATGGTTCAACTAATTCTAGTGGATGTTTTATCCGTGTGAATATTGATGGCTCAGGATATGAAAACATCATTCAAGGAAGTGATAGTACAGGTACACAACCTTCATCATTATTAATACACGACGGAAAATTAATAGGGTTATTTGGCTATTCTGGAAGTAATGCGGCTTCTGGTGGCCGTTTTTTTAAAAGTAACTTGGATGGAAGTTCTTATGAAGCTCTAGGAAGTCTTACAGATCGAGCATTTACAAGATTACTATTAACAGATAGCCTTATCTATGGCATGAGTTCTTTTAATATTTTTGGTCTCAATCCTGTAAATGGAGAAGTAAGAATTTTTGATGATTTATTGAGTAATTCCGATTTTGGTTATGATGTTGTATCAAGTCCAGCTTACTTAAATGACGAAGTATTTTTTGCTACTCTGCAAGGCGGACCAAATAGAGGTGGTACAATTCTTAGATGGACAAATCAAGCTCCTGAAGTAATTGAAGAAGATTCATTGGTGAGTAATGGCCGAATTGTAGTTACTAATAATGTCGCAGAAATTAATCTAAAATCAATTTTTAGTGACCCTGAAGGGGATAAAATGACCTTCTTCTTAGATTATGATGAAACAAAAATACAAGTCACGGAGGAAAACGGTAACCTTAACATCACTTCATTGGTTGCTGGTACTAATGATATAACTATTACTGTAACAGATGGATGGTCTGGGTATAATTCTACAACCATTAGTTATTCTTCAGAAAATGGTAGTATTACTAGTAGTAATGATTTATCTTCTGCTCCTCTTTTATTTCCAAATCCCGCACATTCTACTTTAAATTTCAATATCAATAATATAGAATTAATTGAAGTACTAAGCCTCGATGGAAAGCTTTGTTTTGCAAAACAAATGCCCAACGGGTATATCGATATTAGTTCACTCAAAAATGGGATTTATATTGTGAAGATTTATACAGAAAATGAGTCATACTCTCAGAAGTTCTTAAAACAATAG
- a CDS encoding alpha/beta hydrolase, whose translation MKNINFKSEGLNLVGNLFYPANYKEGETYPAIISVGSWTTVKEQMAGLYAEKFAEQGFITLAFDFRNYGGSEGEPRFWENPTMKVEDIKNAVTYLQSLPEVDSNKIGAFAVCAGSMYTLMAASEDNRIKAVVTAASWLHDDEAVKLFYGGEEGVNSKLEAARKAKDNFAKNGVVEYIETISTTNTSAAMYGEYDYYLNPARGGVKEWSNDKFAVMSWENWLTLNPMPYAKQLQAPTLMIHSNGCVLPQYTKNFFEEIGTSDKELIWLETALDSPMQQFNFYDQDEEVSLAIENGTKWFNEKL comes from the coding sequence ATGAAAAATATTAATTTCAAAAGCGAAGGTTTAAACTTAGTAGGTAATTTATTTTATCCAGCAAACTATAAAGAGGGAGAAACTTATCCAGCAATTATTTCAGTAGGAAGTTGGACCACTGTCAAAGAGCAAATGGCGGGGTTATATGCTGAAAAATTTGCTGAACAAGGCTTTATCACTTTAGCATTTGATTTTAGAAACTACGGTGGTAGTGAAGGAGAGCCACGCTTTTGGGAAAACCCTACGATGAAAGTAGAAGATATCAAAAACGCAGTCACTTATTTACAATCCCTACCTGAGGTGGATAGCAATAAAATTGGAGCATTTGCAGTATGTGCAGGTTCTATGTATACATTAATGGCTGCCTCAGAAGATAATCGTATTAAAGCCGTTGTTACTGCTGCTTCTTGGTTACATGATGATGAAGCTGTGAAATTATTCTATGGTGGTGAAGAAGGGGTAAATAGCAAATTAGAAGCTGCAAGAAAAGCAAAAGACAACTTCGCTAAAAATGGTGTAGTAGAGTATATTGAAACCATTTCAACCACCAATACTTCGGCGGCTATGTATGGTGAATATGACTATTACCTTAACCCAGCAAGAGGTGGCGTAAAAGAATGGAGTAATGATAAATTTGCAGTAATGAGTTGGGAAAATTGGTTGACACTAAATCCTATGCCTTATGCAAAGCAACTTCAAGCACCAACATTAATGATCCACTCGAACGGTTGTGTTTTACCTCAATACACAAAAAACTTTTTCGAAGAGATTGGTACATCAGACAAAGAGTTAATTTGGTTAGAAACAGCATTAGATTCTCCAATGCAACAGTTCAATTTTTACGACCAAGATGAAGAAGTCAGCTTGGCCATTGAAAATGGTACAAAATGGTTTAATGAGAAATTGTAG
- a CDS encoding nuclear transport factor 2 family protein: MNNSSERNKEITLAFLKALEDYDLEKVVQSFAEDGVHINPYSSGLFPEGTKGQEGVRTYWEPVFQNFEKMEFPVEEIYSMNEANMTFVKFEGKIKLKNDGGWYKNNYYATFKFNEEGKITEYVEIFNPIVAAKGFGLLDQIK; encoded by the coding sequence ATGAACAATTCATCCGAAAGAAATAAAGAAATTACATTAGCCTTTTTAAAAGCTTTAGAAGATTATGATTTGGAAAAAGTAGTACAATCATTTGCAGAAGATGGTGTACATATTAACCCTTATTCTTCAGGGTTATTTCCAGAAGGCACAAAGGGTCAGGAAGGTGTTAGAACCTATTGGGAGCCCGTTTTTCAAAATTTTGAGAAAATGGAATTTCCTGTTGAAGAAATATACTCCATGAATGAAGCTAATATGACTTTTGTAAAGTTTGAAGGTAAGATCAAATTGAAAAACGATGGGGGTTGGTATAAGAATAACTATTACGCCACTTTCAAATTTAATGAGGAAGGAAAAATCACGGAATATGTAGAAATTTTTAACCCTATTGTTGCAGCCAAAGGCTTTGGCTTACTAGATCAAATAAAATAG